A window of Planctomycetaceae bacterium genomic DNA:
CTGCCGACAAACCGCTATTGCCGGGCGAAACTAAAACTCTCGGATACAGAGCGGTTATGCCTGAACCTCTGCCGAAATCGGCCAAAGGTTACGAAATGACTATGGCCAATATGTTTGGCGATAAGGTAATCGAAAATTTCGTCGCGGTAATACCAACAAGCCTGGAAATAACTAATAATGGAACTAAAAACATAACATCACATCGAAGAATCGGTAATTTTGATGTTTACGTATGGCAAAAAAATGTCCCGCTAAACACTATGCACGAAGAAAATATTGTATTAGGGACAAGGTCGGTTTATTCAGAATCAGCCAAACCAACTGTTGTGGATAGTTTCCCGAAAGCTTATTCAAATGACATTGACCCGGCAACAAAGGAAATCTCTGTAACATTTGATGAAGATATGTTCCAGCACGGCTGGTCATGGTGCAGAACCGGTCCTCTTAGTGACTACCCGACAGTTCTTGGCAATCCGAAATGGAGAGACAACAGAACCTGCGTACTGCCGGTTAAAGTCGAGCCTGCTCGCTCCTATCTTGTGATAATTAACTACGCCCCTTACGAAAGCTTTAAAAACACCGATATGATACCGGCAAAAACTTATGCGATAGTATTCGCAACAAAAGACAATGCCGGCAATTCGACCCAAATCCGTGCAGACCTCCTCCAAAAAGCACAGGAAATTAACGCAAACAGCACCAATCCAGAACCAATCCTGAACACCGTACCGGCAAAAGTAAGAGAATATATTGTTGGAGAGTTTTACAAAACTTTTGAAAAGGCAACGGAAAAAGGCCTGCGAACCAACAGCCATGTGCATATAATTGATAAAGATTTGAACCGCAGCTTTGGCAATGTAGAAATATTCTACAATTCCACAAGCGAAGCAATGGATGGCGAAATTGCAATGGGTTCGAACGATTCGTCTGATATTTACATTTATGATGAAAAAGGCGTCAAACAGAAAATCAGGACGTTCAAAATCCCCGCAAGCAATTACAGATATTTCTGGACACCATCAGAGCCGATTGAGCCGAATGAAAAACGAATGCTGTTTTATAGCTATCCATTCAACAGCAAATTAACCGCAGATGCCAATCAGCAATGTGCCTTAACAATGCAGAATCATTATGGTTCACCTGTAATTGAGGATTTTTATGTCGTCGTGCCGGCAAATTTCGAAATAACTTCGCAAACAGAACCTTATACAAGCCGGGGAACAGCCGAAAGTTTCGATATTTACTGCTGGAGCAAAGAACAGGGAACTGATGTCGTGCACAAAGTACAAATAACGCTTGCTAAAAAGAACTAAAAACAAGGAGACTTAAAATGAAAAATTATAAAAAAATATTTTGTTTTACAATGGCTGTGGTTTTATCAACTTTAATTACTTTAGCAAATGCCGCTGCGCCAAAGGTCGTCAAAACAATCCCCGCAAACGGCCAGCAGGATGTATCGCCTGCACTGGCGCAGATTACTATCGAATTCGACCAGGATATGGACACCGGCGGAATGTCAATTTGCGGCGGCGGACCAAATTATCCGCAAGGCGGCAAAGCACATTGGATAAACAATAGAACGCTTGTAAAGGATGTCAAACTCCAGCCAAATCACGAATATGAAATGAGCGTGAATTGTCCGAGCTATCAGAATTGCAAAGGCACCAACGGCGAACCGGCGGAAATTTATCCGCTGTCGTTCAAAACCGGTTCAGGCTCGGCAAAGCAAAACGCAAACGCGTCTTTGCAGCAATCTTCCGTTCTGCTCCAGCAGGGAATTTACGCCGAGGAAACCGAGGGTAATCTCGAAAAAGCAATGGGAATTTACACGCAAATTCTTACGGATTACACCGAGGTTGAACGCATCGCTGCAAGAGCGGCATATCAGCTTGGCAACTGTTATTTAAAAAAAGGCGACAAGGAAACCGCCGCTAAATACCTTGAGCAGGTAGTAACCAATTTTGCATCACAAAAAACAATCGCCGAAAAAGCACAGGCACAACTTGATAAAATTAAACCAGTGGACGATGTAATTTCCAGAAGTTATATCATCCACTACAAGGCCGTTGATCAATCACAGGATGCCTTTGAAATATACAGGCAAAATCGTGCTGACGGTGTCAGAACACATCATGCAAGCCGCTATACAGAGAATGGCCAAACAATAAACAGCATTTGCACATATACAAACGAAGAAAAAGACAAACTAATAGATGCAATCAACAAAAATAGCAAATTGACGCTGGTAAAAGTAGAATCACCAAAAGCCGCAAAACTTGTACAGGAAATGTACAACGATATAGATGCAAATGGTTTGATACATTTTAAAATGCCGAACAAAATCAAAAATGATGGTTCAGAGCCAATTACAACTAATGGCTTCATCAATTCCGATTTTGTTTCATTAACGAAAATGTATGAGACTAACGGCACAGTGATACCATTTGAAACAACTCATGAAGGCAATATCTATCGTTATAAAATCACATTCAATAAACCAATAATGCCGGGCGAGGAATTTACATATTTTAGTGAAGGCACAATAAGAGGCCTGATAACATCGGTCGTCGGCCAGACAAACACTTTCAGATATTTTATGAATCATTCCCCCGCCTCTGGCGTACCGACTTTGCGTAAAGAAACATATCTGTTGCCAAAAGACGCAGAAGTTATTTTGACAAGTCCGGGTATGCAGCAGACTGCAAAAGACGGCAGAATTGAACTGCACGTTGAAAAAGTAATCCCTCCCGGCGGAAGTATTTTAACTGAATTTCAATATAAACTCGCCGGAGCAACAATCGCTGCAGCCAAACCTCTAAAACTTGAGATTGCGCCATGGCGTGAAAACGAGATGCTTCGTTATGATTTAAAAACCATGGCTAATGCGAAAATCGGCGAAATAATATATACCGTTGATAATATTCTGCGAACAGATAACAACGATATATGCCGAATTGAATCTTATATAAGCGTTGCGGCAAACAACACGCAGCAATTTACGCAGGTAGATGCAAGGATTGATGATATGACTCCAATCTACGGCAGAACTAAAAATCAGTTGGGATATTTTGAGGCAAATTATCTGCCAAATAAAATAAATTTAACAATAAAGACATCTTCAAAATCGCAGAACAACGAATTTACTCCGCAGGAAACTGTTTATGACAATGAAGAAGCATTGTATCTCATCCGCAGAATGCCGCTGGCAGAGAATTATACCGGGAAATTCAATATCTTTCCCGTTCAAAGTGGTGCAATTTGCCAGTCTGAAATCAAAGTTACAGGTAAAGAGCAAATTACTGTACCAGCCGGTACTTTCGATTGTTTTAAAATCGAATTGGCCGTCTATACCAACGAAATAAAAGCATTGCAGCATAACGTTTGGATATCAGCGGATAAAAACAAATATCTGGTCAAATATGATTCAGGTCAGGCAATCATGGAATTGTCACAAATCGGCTTTACGACAAATGTTCCAAATGAAACGACGCAGGAAGGTGTCTCATTTAAACTTCCGGTCGGATGGTACAGCATGATAAATCAGCAGGAAAGCGGATATAAATTCTCAATCCAAATTATCAGTCCGCAAATGGAAAGTTGGGCAGTATTGACAGCCGCACAAGGTGAAGGTATTACATCAATGTTCAGTTCGCCGAAACAGGCAGCCGAGGAAGATATCAAGGTTTTGAAAGGTTATTTCAAAAACTATACTGTAAGAGAAAACAGATGGAAGGATTTGACTATCGATGCGACGCCGGCAGCAGCTTATGAGGCCGACTACGAAGAAAAAGACTCCGCGATGGTTGAGTATCGAACATATATTCTCGGTAAATCAACTGTTTACTGGTTTGTATTTCGCGTTGAAAAAGATAAATTCGAAGCAAATAAGGCAGATTTCGATTCCATAATTAACAGTTTCAGAACCAATGCAAAATAAAATTAAAAATTCGAATCAACTTCGGTGGGTAATATTGCTGCTTGCGATAGCGGTGATACTGCCCACTGCCTGTTTGCTTTGGTTTATGACGCAGGCGGTCAGAAACGAACGTTTGGCGATACGGCAAAAGCTTATCGACAGCTATACCGCACGCGGGCAGGAAATTTTCAAAAAAGCGACAGAAAATTTTACAAACGATACAAATAATTTTTCGTCAACCGTTCAATATGTTCCGCAAAAATTTTCCATTCCATCTGAAGCACTGCAAAAAGCAAAAAAACTTGAATTTACTGACGGCGATATCACCGGTGCCCTTGCGGAATACGAAAAAAACAAAATTTATTCCGACCCTGCGGTTGTTTATGTTGGCTTAATCGGGCAGGCTAGGTGTCTGAAATATTTACACAGATACGATGAGGCAATTAATATCTGCCGACAGTGCATTGACACACAATATTTCAATGATGAGCAAAAAGCAAAAGCGGGATTATTGTTAATTGATTTGTATCGTAAAACAAACAATCAGGACTTGCAAAAAGAGCTAAAACGACTGTTTACCGTAAATTTGTCGATTCCAACGGAAACACAGGTGTTCATTTTAGACAGGCTGACTAAAATAGCAAATGAGGAAAATCTCACACAAAATCTGCCGAAGGAAATCCTTTCTGCTCAAAAGTTCATCGACTCGGCAAATTTAACTATTGCCGCGACTGATTTCCTGGACAAAAACAACATTACAACCGAACCGAACGAATCGTTTTTCAAAATCGCAACTGCCCCGCCGATGTACGGCATATATCAGAATAAAAATCTTCTTTTGGTTACGCAAGAGAAGATGACGCAGTTCTGGCAAAAGAGCATCGACGATTTTACAGACAATTTGGTTTTCTGCAAAATCCATGACGATACAGGAACAATAATTAATAAAAATACGACCGATGGTGAATTATTTTCAACTCTGAAACTAAGTAATAATTTCACCGGCTGGAAAACTGAACTTTATCTTCGTTCCGGCGTTTTTAAAGAAGCCGCCGACAAAAAAAGAGTCATTTATATCTGGGTCGCTTCAATTGTGATTATTCTGATGCTCGCAAGCACACTTCTGGCAAGCTCGGCGGTTTTAAAACAGGCAAAACTCAACAAGCTCAAAAACGATTTCATCGCAACCATTACGCACGAACTAAAAACTCCGTTGGCGTCAACTCGCCTGCTGGTCGATACGCTTTTGGAAAACAAATGCCAAAACAAGCAGCAGGAGATGGAATATTTGCAGCTTATCGCGAAAGAAAACGCCCGCCTTGGTCGGCTGATTGATAATTTCCTGACATTCAGCCGAATGGAACGCAACAAGCAGGTTTTTGAAATTACAAAGACAAGCCCTGTCGAAATCGCAACCGCTGCCGCCGAGGCAATGCACGCGAAATTTGAAAACGCCAATGTGCACTTCACGCTCGATATCGCCAAGCCTATGCCGATGGTAAACGCCGACAAAGACGCGATAACAACAGTACTTGTAAATTTGCTCGATAACGCGTATAAATACTCGAACGAAAATAAGCAGATTGAACTGAATGTATTCGTTGAAGATTCAAACGTTTGCTTTGTGGTAAAGGATAATGGTATTGGAATGACGCGGAGGCAGATGAATAAAGTGTTTGATAAATTTTATCAGGCCGATAGCTCCCTGTCCCGCAAAGTCGAGGGAACAGGTCTTGGCCTTTCGATAGTTAAATTTATCGTCGATGCGCATAAAGGCAAAATCAGCGTCGAAAGTAAAATCGCAAAAGGAAGTGAATTTATCGTCAGGATACCAACTGTATAAGGAGCAGCTATGCGGAAAATTCATTGGATAACTATCGTTATTATTTTGCTCATTCCTATTAGCGGAATTTTATTTTATCCATATATGCCTGAAAAAATGGGAACACACTGGCAATTCAGCAAAACCCCCGACGGCTATATGGATAAATTTTCCGGAACATTCGTAACCGCGTTAATTTGCATTGCGTCACCGGCATTTTTATTGTTTATAAACATCGCTGTTTCCGTATTAGCAGATAAAAACAAATCAAAAAGCATCGCCCTGTTTTTCATGGATTATTTCACTTTAATTTTATCCTTGTTTTTGGCAGGCTCATATATCGCTGTGCTCATTTGGAACTGCGGCGTGGATTTCAGTGTTCCAATTTTTATGAGCACAGGTGTCGCTGTATTAATAATATCGATTTTGATGTTAATCATATCCCTTATGCGTCAGCAGCAAAAATCGGAATCTTCTGCAATCACTGAAAATATAAATTTTTCCGACGGCAAATATAAAGACAGCCTGATTGAAATCTCCGGCAATAATATGATTTTCAAAGATTATTATTTCCCGATGGGCAGTAAAAAGGTGAATCTTTCGCAGGTGGATTATGTTAAGGCTCTTAAGCCCACGGTTTGGAATGGCAAATGGCGAATGCATGGCACAGGAGATTTACTTTTCAGAATCTGGTTTCCGGCCGATTATAACAGGCCAAACAGAGATATGATTTTCATATTGAAAATAAAAAATAAATGGACAAAAGTCGGCTTCACAGTTGAAAACTCAAAAGCAGTATCAGTTTTTTTTAAGACAAAAGGATTGTTAAGACAAAATAATTAATTTTGTATCTTTGTGTCTTCGTGACCAGTATAAAAAAATGGAAATAAAAAACGCAAAAATTGAATCATTTTTTAAAAGCTTTACTTTCAGTCTGCTGTTGTGTCTGTTTGGGAGTTATTTTTGTATAACAGGCATAAAATCGCTGATAGAAAAATTTGATTTTGTTCAATTATTATGGCTTGTTTACAATGTAACTATTTCATTGCTGTTCCTGATTCGAAGCCGCCCTTCTGTTGTAAGTATGAATCCTCTGCACTGGATAATCGCACTAATTACATCATTTTCAGGCTTCTTCTTTTCAAGGGCAGATGTAAATCACAATCCAATTATTTTAATATTTTTAGATGCGATGATAATTTTTGCAGTGCTTTTGGGAATCATAACAGCACTTATACTCGGCAGAAGCTATGATTTTCTGCCTGCGTTAAGAGTTGTTAAAACAAAATATATTTACAATCTTGTCAGACACCCAATGTATTTGTCGTCAAGCCTCATTAAGATTGTATATACCTTGAAAAATCCGCTGTATTATAATATTATGCTTTTAGTAGTTGTCATTTTTCTTTATGATAAACGTGCGAAATATGAAGAAAAAGTTTTGTCGAACGATAACTCATATTCGAAATACATGCGAAAAACAAAATGTCGTTTTGTTCCGGGGATTTATTGATTATGAAATTTTTTATTTACATCAGTATAATTTTTTTACAGGCTCAATATGCTTATTCCAAAATTGAATTAGATCATCAGCTGTGTGAGTCAGTTATAAATGCTAAAACATTAACAATTGAGGTTATATCAGTAAATAATGCTTTGACTTCAGATAAAATCATAAAGGATGCGATTAATTATTTTAAGCCCTATATTACCGGCGAAATAAAAATTCTCGATTGCAATAATATAAAATTAAACCTGGGCGATGATAACGCAATTTCAAGAAAGCAAATTGACGAAATCGCAAGTTCTAAAAAACATAACCCAACATGGATAACCATAATCGTTTGCCCAAGTATGGATTTCTTGCAAAGGAAAGGTTTCTTTAATTATACTGCGTTAAAAGACAAGCCAGAATTATGTCAGCAGTTTATAGCTATTAATAAACAAATCTGCGATGCACACGCGGCTTCGATACCCTTTGTTTCATCTGAACAATTAACATCGCTTGTGATTTTGCATGAATTGTGCCATTCTTTGAGGGTTCCCGCTCGAAAAGAACATATGATAAAAGGCAATGCAGGCCATTGTTCGAATCCAAACTGTATTTTATATCCAAAGATTGATTTTATTTCTTCCATGAGTGCAATACTTCATCTTGGGCCACCAAAAAAACTTTGTAAAATGTGCCAGGAAGAAGTTTTTGCAGTGCAAAAAACTGAAAATATTAATAAAAATTAAAATAAGGTTTTATGGAAACAGTTTTAATAATAGAAGATGATTCATCGATGATGCGAGGCTTGAAGGATAACTTCGCTTATGCCGGATATAATGTTTTAACCGCAATGGACGGCGAAAAAGGGCTTGAAGCTGCGCTGAATGCAAAGCCGGATTTGATTCTTCTCGATATTATGCTGCCGAAGATTAACGGCTTTGAAATTTGCAGATTGATACGCAAAGAAAATCTCGATATGCCGATTATAATGCTGACCGCCAAAGGCGAAGAATCGGATATAATCCTCGGCCTCAATCTCGGCGCAGATGATTATGTTACAAAGCCATTCAGTATTAAAGAGCTTCTGGCAAGAGCGGCCGCGTTTTTACGTCGCAGGAAACACAAAGAAAAGGAAAGTTTTAAATTCGGTGATTTTCAGTTCGATATTTCCGCCAGAAAACTCTCGAAAAAAGGAAAAGAAATCGAGCTATCGCCCAAGGAATATAAGCTGCTGGAATTTTTCCTCAAAAAGCAGGGGAAAGCGCTGACCCGTGATGAAATATTGAACGCCGTTTGGGGCTATAACAGCTTTACAGGCCATCGCAGCGTTGACAGATTCGTAACAACCCTGCGAAATAAAATCGAACCCGACGCGGACAATCCCGTCTTTATCCACACACTCCGCGAAATCGGCTATAAATTTTTAGATTGAAATATATCTATGGATGAACAGTTTATGGAACATAAAAAAGTAGCTGAATATTGGAATCAAAACGCCGAGGCATGGACAAAACTTTCCCGAATGGGCTGCGATATTTATCGTGACCATTTAAACACGCCCGCCTTTTTCGAGATACTACCCGATATAAATGGCTTGAACGGTCTGGACATCGGTTGCGGCGAAGGACACAACACACGCAAAGCCGCACAGCTTGGCGCAAAAATGTCCGCTATTGACATCAGTTCTGAATTTATAAAATATGCCAAAGAATCGGAAGCAAAAGAACCGCTCGGCATTGAATACAAAGAAGCAAACGCAATTGCACTGCCATTTGAAGATAATACATTTAATTTCGCGATTGCAAATATGAGTTTTATGGACATACCAGAAACGGATAAAGCCATAAAAGAAGCATATCGAATCTTAAAGCCTGACGGATTTCTCCAGTTTTCAATCAGTCACCCCTGTTTTCACACACCGAAATGGGAATGGTTGACAGGCGAAAACGGCAAACCGATCGCTTTAAAATGTGGCGATTATTTTCACGAATTTAACGGTGAAACTGAAGAATGGATATTCAGTGCTGCGCCGGATGAATTGAAAAATAAATATCCGAAATTTAAAATACCTCGTTTTATGATGCCTTTGAGCAAATGGCTCAATTTGCTTATTGAAACAGGTTTCGCTCTCGATAAATTTTATGAGCCAACGCCCAATGATGAAACTGTCAAAAAATTTCCTTCACTTTCGTACACACAGGTTGTAGCATGGTTTTTGATAATTAGATGCAGAAAATAAGGAAAACTAAAATGAAAAAAATGATTTACACGATTGTAATTATTGGCGGCCTGTTTTTTGTCGGCTGTAACCTCAAAGAAAAATATACCCGAACGGTTGAAATGCCTTTACCAATCAGTAATGGGCAAAAATTGATTGTCAGCACGGATGTCGGCTCAATTACCATTTGCGAAAGCAACCTGCCGCAGCCGAAATTCAATGCGGAAATTATCGGCAAGGGCGAAACCGTCGAAGAAGCCCAAAAAGTCGCCGAGAGCATTAACATAACGGTTGAAAACAACATCAGCGGCAGTGTGAGCCTCGTAATCAAAAAGCCGGTCGAAATAAAAAGCGATTGGTTTTCCGTGAATTATACGATTTATACTCCCGCAAACGTAAATCTCGACTGCAAAACAGACGTCGGCAATATAAACATCAACAACATCAAAGGCGATATCGTCGCATCGTGCGATGTCGGCAATATCAATTGCGCAAATGTCAGCGGAAAATTAGATTTGAAAACCGATGTAGGAGATATTCGCACAGACTACACGCCGGCCGCAGGCATCACTGACGCCAGATTATCCACAGACGTCGGCAGCATCCATTTTAAAGGCCCGGAAAATATGTCTGCTAATATTGATGCAGCCACTGACGTAGGCAATATCAATTCCGACCAGCCCGGCGTAAAGAAAAAAGACGGTTGCGAAGAAAAATTTGACGGCACTATCGGCAAAGGTGAAGGCGATGTAAGATTGCGAACCGATGTCGGCTCGATAAATATTAAATAAGACCTGTTATTAATCACTGAATACGCAGATTACGCTGATTATATTTTAATTATTTCTGTGTAATCCGTGTAATCAGCGATTAAACAAATAGTACAGAAAACCGCTACTGCAAACTATCCGGCTCGACTCTTTGGTCTTTGGGCAGATGTTTTCCGGTGATGTGAATAATCACGCCGGGGATTGAAGTCAGCAGCCAGATAATTCGCTGCGCAAGACCAAGACCAAGCCCCTGCTCTGTCGTAACCTGTGCGACCTGACTGAACAGCCCTTTAAGTCCGAGTTCCATAACGCCCGCCCCGCCCACGCTGATTGGAATAACGCCGATGACCCACGACAGCGGAAAGAAAACATAATAATATTTGACGTGCGCTTCGATGCCCAGATTCCTGCCGACTAAATACAAACCGAAAATCGGAAGCGACTGACATACAAAGCCAAGCAGTATCGCGAAAAACAGCGTCAACGGCTTGCTGCAATATAATTTTACCGCATTTACAATTTGATTGCGCCACATCTTCCACTTCATCATAAAAATAAAACCGTACATCAGCAGCTTAGGCCGAAATTTTCGGCTCTTGAACATAATAAACAGCGTCAGCGCAGCCAGCACTAAAAGCCCGACAACGCCGATTACGAGTTTGATTAAAAGAGATACGATATTAAATTGAAAATCCAGATGCGTCCCGCTATCGCCGGATGGTATGAGCCAGTAAGCCAGAAAAATCAGACTGAACGTACAAAACGTCCCGATGCACCTGTCAACAAAAACGCTCAACACTGCTTCAAGTTTTTTATCCGTATGCTTCGTAACATACCACGCGCGAAGAGCGTCGCCGCCGACGGAACTCGGCAGACAATTATTATAAAACAAACCGAGGAAGTGAAGTTTGACTGCCTGAATATAGGAAATTGCAATTTGCTGGGCGCGCAGCAGGAGCAGCCATCGAAAAACAAAAATTAATTGCCCTGCCAGACTAAGCGCAATCGCGGCGATAATGACAGACACATTCAGCTTGCTGAAATTACCGATAAGTTCTTTTATATTTACGCCTTTGAACGCAAAACATAAAGCTGCCGCCGCTATCAGAAGCCTGATAAGATTTGCCGTGTGTTTATTTGCTTTCTTTTTTGTCGCCAAAACTTTCCCTTTAAATTTGAATCGAGGTATGATAATCTGTAAAACATTATTAATCAAGATTTAAAGGAACTTAAATTGTCAGCAAATAAAGAAATCGAGTTGGGCACGAATTTTGAACCGAAATTTGACGCAAACGGCCTTATCACAGCCATTTCGCAGGACGCAAACACCGGCGACGTTCTAATGGTCGCGTATATGAATAAAGAGGCTTTGGATTTGACAATCCAGACCGGCAACGCTGTATTTTACAGTCGCAGCAGAAAGAAACTCTGGAAGAAAGGCGAGGAAAGCGGCCACGTCCAGAAAGTAAAACAGATTTTAGCAGACTGCGACCAGGATTGTTTGATTTTGAAAGTTGAAGTTGACCAGGGACAGTGCCACGTCGGTTATCAATCGTGCTTTTACAGAGCATTGAAAAAAGGCACAAAAGCAGAACTGGAATTCATCGCAGAAAAAGTGTACGACCCCGAACAGGCATACAAGAAAAAATAATATGCTTTACGATTTACGGCGAAAAATCTTACAGATGCTCTGCCACATATAATCCAACAGAAGCAGGGACGACACTAAAGCTATTTTCGCCATTTGCCAGCAAGTGAGAAGACCGCCGTTGTGTATCGTCTTAAATACCTTAACGACTTGTGCCGGCCGATACCAAAAACGACGGCGAATCCGAT
This region includes:
- the hisI gene encoding phosphoribosyl-AMP cyclohydrolase, with protein sequence MSANKEIELGTNFEPKFDANGLITAISQDANTGDVLMVAYMNKEALDLTIQTGNAVFYSRSRKKLWKKGEESGHVQKVKQILADCDQDCLILKVEVDQGQCHVGYQSCFYRALKKGTKAELEFIAEKVYDPEQAYKKK